GACTTTAGCGTTGGGCGGCTGACCAATGACTTCAATAGACTTACCTAAAGCCTTGGTTTCACGTACGACTTGCTCGACCAACTCCTTTAAGTTGACTGGCTCAAGGTCAAGCTTTGGAGACCCCTCTTCAAGCTTAGCGTAAGTCAAAATCTCATCAATCAATCCATTAAGCGCTTCAATATCTTCATCAATGAAGTCACGTTGCATATATCGTGAGTCTTCATCATCAGTGTCAGCCAGCATGTCTACTGCAAAGCGAATACGAGCCACTGGGGTGCGCAGCTCATGGGAAACAGCGCGGGTCAGCTCACGCTGTGACTCAATCAAGCGCTTAATATGTTCGGTCATCGCATTAAAGGTCGCTGACAGCCGAGCTATCTCATCTTGACCGATGACTTGTACTTGAATATCAAGGTTGCCTTGACTGACTTCATTGACCCCTACTTGGATTAGTTGCAATTTTCGTTCCAATGGAAAGATAAGAGCGTAAACGCCTAAACTGATCAAAAACATACTAATCAAAATCATACTGACGATTAGATTCAGTGGAAACCAGTTAAATAGCGGCACAGGCCCCATTAGAATTGCCATGTCATTGATTTCAGAAGGCACGACGACACTGATAGCAGATTGACTTTGGCTGCTACTGTCTTGCAACAAGATAACGACTTCATCACGGCGCAGCCGCATCATTTGATCATTATCGAGGTTGAGGGTGTTTGAGGCTTTTAGCTCAAGTGGATAGGAGAATCTTTCTTCTAATACTGCCAACCGTTCACGTTTAGCCGATAAGGTCGTATAGTAGGACAAATCATCTAACAAGAACACTGCCATTGCCCGTACTTGTTGCTCAGTAACTTGCGATATCCGAACCGTTAATACCTTATCAGCATCTGGTAATCGATGATATATATCAGCATAGTTATCTTGTCCGATATAGCGTACCACCGTCTCACCATTATCAAAACGCCGTAGTTCACTGGCGCTGAAGTCCACCTCATCAATGGGTATTATCCTAAAAGTCGAACCAAACAAACTACTGGCGTCCGTTAACCAATATTCGCGCTGCGTTGCATCCTCTTGACGGCTCACACCTTCACTGACCAGATAAAAAGCACCCGTTGCCATATTTTCACGATAGGATTGCACGCGCTCTTTGTTGATGGTATCCATCAATAACTGGGCAAATAAAGCCACACACAAACAGACGATTAATAGCCCTGCGTAAATTCGAACAAAGATACTGTGTTTTAAAGAAGAAACTAATGACATATGCGTCGTGACCAAACTGTTAAATAATGACTGCTGACCCTATCCAGCGCTTTGTATAGGGTCAAACTTGGTTAAATACAAAGAATTGACAGCTGCTATAGTCGAGCCACTACAAAATAAATACTGACTAGAAAATATGCTAAACCTCTTACATACAGAGCATTCACAGCTATGGCTTAATTAAACCACATAACCTCTCTATTAAGTTTAAAAATTAAAACCTAGCCACAAAAAAACCAGCTTCACGCTGGTTTTTAGTATAAAACTGACAATAAAGCACGACCATATCGGAGCAAGTAGAATTAATTGCCTTCTTTGACGAACAAATAGCCTTTACTACGGACGGTTTTAATACGTTTTGGATTCTCTGGATCATCACCGATTTTCGGGCGGATGCGTGAAATACGCACGTCGATAGAGCGATCTTGTCCGTCATACTCAATACCGCGCAGACGCTCAAAGATATCTTCACGTGACAAGATACGACCCGCATTAGAAGCAAGCAGCCATAGCAAGTCATATTCAGCACTGGTAAAGTCAACCAACTCATCACTAAGCGTGACTGAACGACCACCATTGTCAATAACCAACTCGCCAAACTCTAAGCGCTGAGGGACGTCTTCTGATGGCGCGTTTTCTGAACGACGTAATAACGCACGAATACGTGCAAGCAATACACGTGGCTGAGCGGGTTTGGCGACATAATCATCAGCACCCATCTCAAGTCCTAGCACCTGATCCATATCTTCTGTACGTGCAGTCAGCATCAAGATTGGGTTTTGGTAATGTGGACGTACCTCACGGCAGACAGTGAGACCATCACTACCAGGAAGCATGACATCAAGCACCACTAAATCTGGCTGTTCATTAACGATACGACGAATTGCACGATTACCGTCAGTTTCAATCGCCACTTCCAAACCATTTTTGACCAAATAATCTTGCGTCAACATGGCCAGACGCTCATCATCTTCAATAATTAAAATTCGCGGGGTGTTGTCTTCTTCTGTCATTGTTATATCCTCTAATGTAAAAATTAATAGCAGGGAAGTTCATAGCACAATAAAATGGAACAATGGATGTTCATATGGATGGTGCAAAGTTGGTAACACAGTATACTATCAAACATACGGCTACCTATACTATAGCTTATTGTCGTTAACAAAACCTATAAACAACTTCAAATAATCCTTTAATGTATACCCAATAATCATGTGCACTTTCCCATTAGTGCCTTTAATATAACCAAATCTATCAATTACTGCTAATGGTTTTCATCTAAATCTATTATCCAACTTTAAGCGCTGCCAATTTATAAATTTTTAGCAAAAAAAAACAGTCCAAGATGGACTGTTTTTTTTGATCTATAGACTACCAATACTCAAATCTTAACGTTAAATATTACTGATTAAAATTAAGCACGGTTTTTATATTTACGAATGGTTTGTAGCTGTGCTACTGACTCGGCCAATGATGCTAATGCCGCATTGGTATGAACCGTATCAGACTGGTTCACGAGCATTTGCTCAGCTTTTTTGCGTGCCTGAATGATTTTGCTTTCATCAAGATTGCTCGCACGTACTGCAGTATCTGCCAGTACGGTCACCATCTTTGGCTGTATCTCAAGCACACCACCTGATACGTAGATAACTTCTTCTTCGCCATCTGGTGTTTGCACACGCATCGCGCCAGGTTTGAGCAAAGTAATGAGCGGTGTATGACCTGCTAGTACACCGACTTCGCCTTCAGTACCCGTAGCGATCAACATGCTAATTTCCCCTGAATACAGCTCTTCACGGGCACTTACGACGCGACATTGAAACGTTGCCATCCCTAACTCCTTACAATCGAAACTGCGATGCGAACTAGCAAATGGCTTATATACTCAACCACTTGCTAATTAACGATTACTTTTCTCGCTTACGCTGAAGCAGCTTTCATTTTTTCTGCTTTAGCCACTACTTCGTCGATACCACCAGCCATATAGAATGCTTGCTCTGGTAAGTCATCATATTCACCTGCGATGATGGCTTTAAAGCTAGCAATGGTGTCACGCAAAGAGACATATTTACCAGGTGCACCAGTAAAGACTTCGGCTACGTGGAATGGCTGTGATAAGAAACGCTGAATCTTACGCGCACGATAAACAACCAGTTTATCTTCTTCTGACAGCTCATCCATACCCAGAATAGCGATAATATCTTTAAGCTCTTTATAGCGCTGCAATACTTCTTGCACACCACGAGCAACGTTGTAAAGCTCTTCGCCAATCACTAATGGATCAAGCTGACGTGAGGTTGAATCTAGTGGATCAACCGCAGGATAGATACCCTGTGAAGCGATATCACGGCTCAGTACCACTGTCGCATCCAAGTGAGCAAACGTCGTTGCAGGTGATGGATCCGTCAAGTCATCCGCAGGTACGTATACGGCTTGTACTGAAGTGATTGACCCTGACTGAGTTGAAGTAATACGCTCTTGTAGTAGACCCATCTCTTCTGCTAGTGTTGGCTGATAACCAACCGCTGATGGCATACGTCCTAGCAATGCTGATACTTCAGTACCGGCAAGCGTGTAACGATAAATGTTATCAACGAACAATAACACGTCACGACCTTTACCCGTTTCAGGATCTTTGGTATCACGGAAGTATTCAGCCATGGTTAGACCAGACAGTGCAACACGTAAACGGTTACCTGGTGGCTCATTCATCTGACCATATACCATCGCAACTTTAGATTTGCTAAAGTCTTCAGTATTTACAACGCCAGCTTCTTGCATTTCGTGATAGAAGTCATTACCTTCACGCGTACGCTCACCAACACCAGCAAATACTGACAAACCTTCATGCTTAAGAGCGATGTTGTTGATCAATTCCATCATATTGACGGTTTTACCAACACCAGCACCACCAAACAAACCAACTTTACCACCTTTAGCGAACGGGCAAAGTAGATCGATAACTTTAATACCAGTCTCTAACAGTTCAGTACTGTTTGACTGCTCCGCATAGCTTGGCGCTTCACGGTGGATAGACCATCTTTCTTCAGTAGGTACTGGACCTTCTTCATCGATAGGACGACCAAGAACATCCATAATACGACCAAGCGTACCAACGCCTACAGGCACTGAGATAGGAGCGCCAGTATTGGTAACTGGAAGGTTACGTTTCAGGCCTTCTGTTGAGCCCATTGCGATAGTACGTACGATACCGTCACCTAGCTGTTGCTGTACTTCTAGGGTGGTTTCGGTACCATCTACTTGCAGGGCATCATAAATCTGAGGTACTTCGTCACGGTTGAATTCAACGTCAATAACCGCGCCAATGATCTGTACAATACGACCGCTATTCATTGCGTTCTCCTTGAACTTCTATATATAGGTGTAGTCAATTATGAAACAGCAGCAGCACCGCCAACGATTTCCGAGATTTCTCGAGTAATCGCCGCTTGACGCAGCTTGTTATAAACCAACTGTAAATCGTTAATTAGGTCACCAGCATTATCTGTTGCTGCTTTCATAGCGACCATACGCGATGACTGTTCAGAGGCAATGTTTTCCATTACCGCTTGATAGACAATCGACTCAATGTAGCGCCCTAGCAAGCCATCAACCAAAGTTTTGATGTCAGGCTCATAGATATAATCCCAGCTAAGATCAGTGCGCATACCACTGTCTTCACCAGTAAGCGTTCCCTCAGGCAAAGGTACTAACTGACTAACTGTCGGCTGTTGGGTCATGGCATTAACAAACTTGTTATATACCACATAGATACGGTCAATTTTACCGTTATCATAGTCCTCTAGCATCGCTTGTACAGATGAGTTCAACTGTTCAAACGTGGGGTTATCGCCATAGTCAGTGATTGCTGAGGTGACTTTACCGCCAAAGTTTTTGAAGAAGCTGACGCCTTTAGCACCGATAACAGAAAACTCAGCCTTTACAGACTGGTTTTGATAGTCATCAATACTATTAGTTAGCGCTTTGAATAAGTTGATGTTCAAACCACCCGCAAGTCCACGGTCTGAGGTGATAACGATATAGCCCACTGTATTAATTGGACGCGTTACCATATACGGATGTTTGTAATCTGATGAAGCATGCACCAAATGTGAAATAACCCGGCGCATACTATCAGCATACGGGCGACCCACGTCCATGCGCTCTTGAGCACGGCGCATCTTACTCGCCGCTACCATTTGCATGGCACGAGTAATTTTCTGGGTGCTTTTAATACTGGTGACTTTGGCACGTATTTCTTTTAAGCTTGCCATAATGATTCCAATATAAGAGGGTTAAAAAAGCATTGGCGAATGCAACAATAACTTGTGGCACTACGCGGTCACATGCCGTTGATTGTGGATGGAGCGGCGCGACTGTCATGAGACATCGCGCCACTGTATTCGCTACAAAGTAGCCTCTCTACAATCAACCAAACCGGCTTAACCCGTTAACTTAGTCTTTATTAACTTAGTAACTGTGGTTTTGTTTAAAAGTCTCAACTGCTGACTTTAAACGACCTGCAATATCATCATTATAATTTGCAGTGTCATCAATCTCACGCATCAGCTCGCTTTGTTCGTCACGCATATAACGTAAGAACGACTCTTCAAAAGAACCAATCTTTTCAACTGGTACGTCTGCTAAGAAACCTTCGTTTGATGCATAAATAACCGCTGCTTGTTCAGCGACAGACATTGGCTGGTACTGTTTCTGCTTCATTAGCTCAGTAACACGCTCACCATGGTCTAGCTGTTCACGAGTGGCATCATCCAAATCTGAGGCAAACTGCGCGAATGCTGCGAGTTCTCGGTACTGTGCAAGTGCGGTACGAATACCACCTGACAGCTTCTTGATAATCTTAGTCTGAGCAGCACCACCAACACGTGATACAGAGATACCAGCGTTAACTGCAGGACGAATACCTGAGTTAAATAGGCTTGATTCTAAGAAAATCTGACCATCGGTAATAGAAATTACGTTGGTTGGTACGAATGCAGAGACGTCACCCGCTTGGGTTTCAATGATAGGTAGTGCGGTTAAAGAACCCGTCTTGCCTTTCACTTCACCATTAGTGAAGTTTTCTACATAGTCAGCGTTGACGCGTGAGGCACGCTCAAGTAGACGTGAGTGTAAATAGAATACGTCACCTGGATATGCTTCACGGCCTGGCGGACGACGTAGTAGTAGTGAGATCTGACGATACGCTACCGCTTGTTTTGATAAGTCATCAAATACGATTAGTGCATCTTCACCGCGGTCACGGAAGTATTCACCCATCGTACAGCCTGAATACGGTGCAATGTACTGTAGTGCTGCTGGCTCTGACGCAGAAGCAACCACAACCGTGGTATATTCTAAAGCGCCTGTCTCTTCAAGCTTACGCACGACGTTAGCAATTGTAGAACGTTTTTGACCAACCGCTACGTACACACACTTAATACCAGAAGTTTTCTGTGCGATGATGGTATCGATAGCCAGTGCCGTTTTACCGGTCTGACGGTCACCAATGATAAGCTCACGCTGACCACGACCGATTGGAATCATGGTATCGACCGCTTTATAACCGGTCATTACTGGCTCATCAACCGATTGACGGTCAATAACGCCTGGAGCGATTTTTTCGACTTTATCAGTCATCTTGGCATTGATAGGACCTTTGCCATCAATAGGATTACCCAAAGCATCAACAACGCGGCCGAGCAACTCAGGACCCACTGGCACTTCAAGAATACGACCAGTACAATAGGCTTTTTGGCCTTCTTGTAGTTTTAGATAATCGCCTAGTATCACCGCACCGACGGAGTCACGCTCTAAGTTTAGAGCCATGCCGTAGATTTCGCCTTCAAACTCAATCATTTCGCCGTACATGGCATCTTCAAGACCATGAATCTGCACGATACCGTCAGATACTTTGACAATCGTGCCTTCATTCTTTGCAGTTGCACCCGCATCAAGGTCTTGAATACGCTGCTTAATCAGGTTACTGATTTCCGCTGGATTCAATTGTTGCATTGCCTTGTTTCCTTTAATTTATGATAACCCGCCCACTGACTTAAATGCTCTTATTTCACACAGCCTTCAGTTAGCAAGGCTGAGTTAATGAATGGCATTAGGCAGTTAGCTGTGTTTTTAACTGTTGTAACTTGCCGCGCATTGAATCATCAATGACCTTGTCACCGACTTTGATTGTAGCGCCTGCCAAAAGACTAGGATCAACCGACTCATGAATCACCACACTAGCATTCAGTGAGGCTGCGAGACGTGTTTGAAGCATCTCACGCTGTGCGTCAGTCAATGGATAGGCCGTGGTCACATAAGCGTCAAGCTGTTTTAAGCTTAGCGCTTTGTGACGACGATAATGCTCATAAACTTCAGGAAGCAGCGCCAGACGCTCTTGTTCTGATAGCTGATTAACGAAGTTGCTAAGCGCTGCTGATACTTTTGGGTAGCTGGCGTCGGTATTCTGATGCCCTTTAGCGTCATTTAATAACCGCTTAAAAGCAGAATCACTAGCGCTTGCTACTTGTGTATCATAAAGATCGACCAAAGCGGCTGACTTATGCTCAGCAGAAACGGCTGGATTGTCTAGCAATGTGTGGAACGATTTGTCATTGACAATCGCACTGGCAATAAATAAGAAGTTTTCCCATTCATTAACCACCCCGTGTTCATTGGCATAGTCAAACGCGGCTTTAGCGTAGGGTCGTGCTAAGGTTGATAAGTCAGCCATTATATCCTCACAGTTACAGCTTAGCCGCCAGTTGGTCTAACATGCTGGCATGTTTTTGCACATCGACTTTATCTTGCAAAATCTTTTCAGCACCAAGCACAGACAGTTCAGCGACCTGAGCACGTAATGATTCGCGTGCTTGATTGATTTCTTGGTCGATAGACGCTTGTGCTTGTTGACGAATGCGCTCGCCTTCTATTTGTGCTTGCGATTTAGCGTCTTCAACCAATTGGTTGGCACTCTTGTTCGCTTGCTCAATTAGTGCAGCAGCTTTCGCCTTAGCAGCATTAAGCTCCTGCTCTGCATCTTGCTCAGCGGTAGCCAAGTCTGCTTTTGCTTTTTCAGCGGCATTTAAGCCGTCAGCAATCTTACGCTGACGTTCATTGATGGCGCCAATAAGTGGTGGCCACACGAATTTCATGCAAAAAACCACAAATATTGCAAAAGCAATGGCTTGACCGATGATGGTAAAATTGATATTCACGTGATCACCTCTTTGTTAATGAAAAATCAGTTTCATTGATCATGTTTGGCTCTCAGAAATATGACAACCAAACACTTACAACTGAGCTTTCTGATTAACCTGCTAGAGGGTTAGCGAATAATAGTAACATCGCGATACCAACACCAATCATTGGAATAGCATCCAATAGACCTGCTACGATAAACATACGTGTTTGCAACTGTGAACCAAGCTCTGGCTGACGTGCAACACTTTCTAGGAACTTGCCACCTAAAAGAGCAAAGCCAATACCTGTTGCAATAGCGCCTGCGCCGATAAGCATTGCAACTGCGATAACTGTAGAACTACCTAATACTGGATCCATTGATGTATCCTCTTTACCTATTTATTGATGAAGTGTCTAATTAATGTTCAGTTGACGAAGCTAATGATAAGTAAATTATCGTCAGCATCATAAAAATGAACGCTTGAAGGGTAATAATTAAAATATGGAAGATAGCCCATGGTACTGATAGTGCCCACTGAATCCAGAATGGCATCAAGGCAATCAAAATAAATACCAACTCACCAGCATACATGTTACCGAACAGACGTAAGCCAAGTGAAATTGGTTTTGCAATCAAAGTCACGACTTCTAGGATGAAGTTGACAGGGATTAAGATAATTTTCAATATAATATTATTCGAGCTAAATGGATGTAGCGTCAGTTCAGCGAGAAATCCACCGATACCTTTTTCTTTAATGCTATAACCGATAATCAGTGCGAAAACTGAAAAAGCCATACCTAGGGTAATGTTAGGATCAGTTGTAGGTACAATTTTGAAAAAGACGTGATGTGGATCACCTCCACCCGCTCCCATCGCAGCACCGATCTGGCCAGCCAAACCTGGGATGAAGTCGATAGGCATTAAATCCATCAAGTTCATTAACCAAATCCAGACGAAGATGGTTAACGCTAGAGGTGCTATTAGCTTTGAAGTACCGCTATAAGACTCGCGCACGCTATTATCGACGAACTCGACAATCATCTCAACCGCTGCTTGAGTCTTGCTTGGCACATCTGAGGTCACTTTTTTCGCCACCTTCCAGAAGAACCAGCAGAATAAGATACCTAGACCGATTGACCATAGCATAGAGTCAAGATGGATAGCATTAAAGCCCATCTGTCCCGCTTCTTCTGCGGTATAGGCAACCTTCCAGCCTTCGCCAGGCAGATAGCCATAGGTCCAATTGGTTAAATGGTGAGAGATATAATCTGTTGATGATTGTTCGGCTGCCATAATGTAAGCTTCTTATTAATCAAATATTTAATCAATTACCAAAAATATGGTTGTCATCTGATGAGTGAATTAGCGATATCAATGACACAAGGTCAATCAAACTTTTAAAAAACGCAGCAAGCGCATTACTAGCTTGACCTATTGTGTGCGAATTATGATGCTAAGGCACTCATGTAAGCAACAACATCCAGCCCATTGTTTTTTTGCGGTACTAGCTTCACTCATTTTAATAAATTCTAGCTATCAAAAAAGGGCTTATGAGTATTCATTACTAGCCCTTGGTACCTGCATATAACGTGATATCTGAGTATTTGCTTATGATTTTGTCAAATCGGCGCTCAATACAGCGGCTATAAGCGAAATTATTAGCTGAGTATCTTAAAGCAGCGTTGCATTTATGTAAAGTCTATTGTGTGTTTTTTATTAGCTTTATGAGTAAGTTAGTCACGTTCATCGTTTGTCAGTATGGTTTTACACCAGTAATTTAATTGTAAAAAATTGTTTCTCTAACAATCAACTTATATCCGTTTTCTGTCTATCATACTAACAGCGTGACTTTTAATGAGCTCATTTTAGCTATGGATAACATTTTTAATATACTTAGCACCTTCGTATAACGGTGCTTTTATTATTTTGAATGAACTAAGGAGGTTTTAAATGGGGATTAACAATCAAACAGTAATGTTGTGGCTAACGTACGTACATCAACATCCAACTGTGGCTAATCTGCATTACTATAAAACCGATGAACAGCGCAGGCGCAGACAGAGGTCGTATGGTAATAAAAATTAGTGCAAAGCCAAACACCGTCAGTAGCCATTTGACCATCTGACCACGATATAGCTGGCTGACAATATGTCGGCGCGCGCGATAGCCAGTATACCAAAAGACAAATGCTGCAAATATTGCTTGAGAAGTAAAGCTTAACAAAGCACCAAGAGCGGTGCTTTTTGCTACAATCAGCTCACTATGCAGCCAAACAATATCTAGCATCGAAACGCTAACAATCAGGATAAACAGTATCCACGCTTGGCGTTTGATGTAGAGGCCTATTTTATCTTTTTGCGTGCGTTTGGCAGGCTTGGTCATCAGCTATCCTATGATATAGCGGTGGAATAAAAGCAGTGCATCACAAGCCTGCTTATCCGTGAACGGCTCACTATACAAGTCTAACCTTTTAACCAAAATAAAACGCCACTTATTATAAGGAGCAAGTCATCATTAAGCAAGCAAAATGTGACCTTTGTTTGTTATTTTGAGCGCTTCTTGCTTCCTATACAATGAAGACAAGATAGTAAATGCTGCAAACCTCACTGTTTCGATAAAAAACTAGGGAAAGTTGCAGCGTCTATTACAGTTCAAGATATACAACTGCGTATCTGCTGTGCCATATTATACCATCCGTCAACGAAGGTTTTACTACCACTCATATCTTCAGCTTGCACTGTGGTGTTGACAGGTTGCAGTTTGGCAAGTAACCCCTTCGCAGGATCACTTTGAGCCACCAAACACATTTGTTTAGCAGGGCGTTGCTCGTTTAACCAGCGCAGCTGACTGGCTTTGGGAGAAAGATGGTGATCAGCACTTAAGCTTCCAAT
The sequence above is a segment of the Psychrobacter fulvigenes genome. Coding sequences within it:
- the atpB gene encoding F0F1 ATP synthase subunit A encodes the protein MAAEQSSTDYISHHLTNWTYGYLPGEGWKVAYTAEEAGQMGFNAIHLDSMLWSIGLGILFCWFFWKVAKKVTSDVPSKTQAAVEMIVEFVDNSVRESYSGTSKLIAPLALTIFVWIWLMNLMDLMPIDFIPGLAGQIGAAMGAGGGDPHHVFFKIVPTTDPNITLGMAFSVFALIIGYSIKEKGIGGFLAELTLHPFSSNNIILKIILIPVNFILEVVTLIAKPISLGLRLFGNMYAGELVFILIALMPFWIQWALSVPWAIFHILIITLQAFIFMMLTIIYLSLASSTEH
- the atpD gene encoding F0F1 ATP synthase subunit beta is translated as MNSGRIVQIIGAVIDVEFNRDEVPQIYDALQVDGTETTLEVQQQLGDGIVRTIAMGSTEGLKRNLPVTNTGAPISVPVGVGTLGRIMDVLGRPIDEEGPVPTEERWSIHREAPSYAEQSNSTELLETGIKVIDLLCPFAKGGKVGLFGGAGVGKTVNMMELINNIALKHEGLSVFAGVGERTREGNDFYHEMQEAGVVNTEDFSKSKVAMVYGQMNEPPGNRLRVALSGLTMAEYFRDTKDPETGKGRDVLLFVDNIYRYTLAGTEVSALLGRMPSAVGYQPTLAEEMGLLQERITSTQSGSITSVQAVYVPADDLTDPSPATTFAHLDATVVLSRDIASQGIYPAVDPLDSTSRQLDPLVIGEELYNVARGVQEVLQRYKELKDIIAILGMDELSEEDKLVVYRARKIQRFLSQPFHVAEVFTGAPGKYVSLRDTIASFKAIIAGEYDDLPEQAFYMAGGIDEVVAKAEKMKAASA
- a CDS encoding F0F1 ATP synthase subunit B; translation: MNINFTIIGQAIAFAIFVVFCMKFVWPPLIGAINERQRKIADGLNAAEKAKADLATAEQDAEQELNAAKAKAAALIEQANKSANQLVEDAKSQAQIEGERIRQQAQASIDQEINQARESLRAQVAELSVLGAEKILQDKVDVQKHASMLDQLAAKL
- a CDS encoding response regulator, giving the protein MTEEDNTPRILIIEDDERLAMLTQDYLVKNGLEVAIETDGNRAIRRIVNEQPDLVVLDVMLPGSDGLTVCREVRPHYQNPILMLTARTEDMDQVLGLEMGADDYVAKPAQPRVLLARIRALLRRSENAPSEDVPQRLEFGELVIDNGGRSVTLSDELVDFTSAEYDLLWLLASNAGRILSREDIFERLRGIEYDGQDRSIDVRISRIRPKIGDDPENPKRIKTVRSKGYLFVKEGN
- the atpG gene encoding F0F1 ATP synthase subunit gamma is translated as MASLKEIRAKVTSIKSTQKITRAMQMVAASKMRRAQERMDVGRPYADSMRRVISHLVHASSDYKHPYMVTRPINTVGYIVITSDRGLAGGLNINLFKALTNSIDDYQNQSVKAEFSVIGAKGVSFFKNFGGKVTSAITDYGDNPTFEQLNSSVQAMLEDYDNGKIDRIYVVYNKFVNAMTQQPTVSQLVPLPEGTLTGEDSGMRTDLSWDYIYEPDIKTLVDGLLGRYIESIVYQAVMENIASEQSSRMVAMKAATDNAGDLINDLQLVYNKLRQAAITREISEIVGGAAAVS
- the atpE gene encoding F0F1 ATP synthase subunit C yields the protein MDPVLGSSTVIAVAMLIGAGAIATGIGFALLGGKFLESVARQPELGSQLQTRMFIVAGLLDAIPMIGVGIAMLLLFANPLAG
- a CDS encoding F0F1 ATP synthase subunit delta, coding for MADLSTLARPYAKAAFDYANEHGVVNEWENFLFIASAIVNDKSFHTLLDNPAVSAEHKSAALVDLYDTQVASASDSAFKRLLNDAKGHQNTDASYPKVSAALSNFVNQLSEQERLALLPEVYEHYRRHKALSLKQLDAYVTTAYPLTDAQREMLQTRLAASLNASVVIHESVDPSLLAGATIKVGDKVIDDSMRGKLQQLKTQLTA
- a CDS encoding ATP synthase subunit I translates to MTKPAKRTQKDKIGLYIKRQAWILFILIVSVSMLDIVWLHSELIVAKSTALGALLSFTSQAIFAAFVFWYTGYRARRHIVSQLYRGQMVKWLLTVFGFALIFITIRPLSAPALFIGFIVMQISHSWMLMYVR
- a CDS encoding ATP-binding protein, encoding MSLVSSLKHSIFVRIYAGLLIVCLCVALFAQLLMDTINKERVQSYRENMATGAFYLVSEGVSRQEDATQREYWLTDASSLFGSTFRIIPIDEVDFSASELRRFDNGETVVRYIGQDNYADIYHRLPDADKVLTVRISQVTEQQVRAMAVFLLDDLSYYTTLSAKRERLAVLEERFSYPLELKASNTLNLDNDQMMRLRRDEVVILLQDSSSQSQSAISVVVPSEINDMAILMGPVPLFNWFPLNLIVSMILISMFLISLGVYALIFPLERKLQLIQVGVNEVSQGNLDIQVQVIGQDEIARLSATFNAMTEHIKRLIESQRELTRAVSHELRTPVARIRFAVDMLADTDDEDSRYMQRDFIDEDIEALNGLIDEILTYAKLEEGSPKLDLEPVNLKELVEQVVRETKALGKSIEVIGQPPNAKVTAIADRRYLHRVIQNLAGNALRYAETTIVISAGVKKGNAFVSVEDDGQGIAEEDREKVFVPFSRLDDSRTRASGGYGLGLSIVSRIAFWFSGSMKVDESPELGGARFVMTWPVKPLTQTIAADQLTQEKSERSLSDE
- a CDS encoding F0F1 ATP synthase subunit epsilon — its product is MATFQCRVVSAREELYSGEISMLIATGTEGEVGVLAGHTPLITLLKPGAMRVQTPDGEEEVIYVSGGVLEIQPKMVTVLADTAVRASNLDESKIIQARKKAEQMLVNQSDTVHTNAALASLAESVAQLQTIRKYKNRA
- the atpA gene encoding F0F1 ATP synthase subunit alpha — encoded protein: MQQLNPAEISNLIKQRIQDLDAGATAKNEGTIVKVSDGIVQIHGLEDAMYGEMIEFEGEIYGMALNLERDSVGAVILGDYLKLQEGQKAYCTGRILEVPVGPELLGRVVDALGNPIDGKGPINAKMTDKVEKIAPGVIDRQSVDEPVMTGYKAVDTMIPIGRGQRELIIGDRQTGKTALAIDTIIAQKTSGIKCVYVAVGQKRSTIANVVRKLEETGALEYTTVVVASASEPAALQYIAPYSGCTMGEYFRDRGEDALIVFDDLSKQAVAYRQISLLLRRPPGREAYPGDVFYLHSRLLERASRVNADYVENFTNGEVKGKTGSLTALPIIETQAGDVSAFVPTNVISITDGQIFLESSLFNSGIRPAVNAGISVSRVGGAAQTKIIKKLSGGIRTALAQYRELAAFAQFASDLDDATREQLDHGERVTELMKQKQYQPMSVAEQAAVIYASNEGFLADVPVEKIGSFEESFLRYMRDEQSELMREIDDTANYNDDIAGRLKSAVETFKQNHSY